The DNA window AGCAGAAGCAGATTGAGCAGCAGCAGTAATGGCAGGCAGAACGGCGTTACGGCCCAGCGCAACACCCGGTGCGAGATATACTGAAAGCTCAGCCAGCCGTAACGCCCCACCGACAGCAGCGGAGCCAGCCGCCGGATTGCCTGAAAACCGCCGGTCGCAATACGAACCTTCCGTTTGGTCTCTTCATCGACCGAGTGGGAGGGGCGTTCCAGCGCGTAGGCGTCGGGCGCGTACTCGACGCGGTAGCCCCGTTGAGCAATGCGCAGCGAAATGATAAAATCGTCCAGGAGTGTGTCGGGCTCAACGGGTTCGTAGAGGGCCGTCCGCACGGCAAACAGCTCGCCAGCCGCCCCCACGATGGTATACAGCTGAGCGTCCATCTTCTTCAGAAACGATTCGTAGCGCCAGTACAACCCTTCGCCACTACCCGCAGCCGACTCTTTTCCCTCCGTACTTATGCGTTTTTCGCCCGTAACAGCCCCTACACTCGCCGGTGCGAAGCGGGCCACCAGCCGACTGATGGCTTCGAGGTTGAGGGTCGTGTTGGCATCAGTAAAAATGGTGATGTCGGTCGATACCTGCTCCATCGCCCGGTTCATCGCCACAATCTTCCCCAGCCGTTCCGTGCCCGACAGTACGGCCAGACCCGGTATGTCGGCCTGGCGGCTCGCGAGGTATTCCGCCGACCCGTCGGTCGATCCTTCGATTACAAACAGCAGGTTCAACTTATCGGCCGGATACGTCTGCGCCAGGCAGTTGTCGAGTTTGGCGGGCAGGTAATCCCGTTCGTTGTAGGCCGGTACGATCATCGTTACGCTGGGAAGCGGCTCCGTCGGTTCGGTGGGGGGCGTTGCGTGGCCCCGGCGCAGGCGAACCAGTACCCAGATTACGATGCCGTAGCCGAGGTAGGTGTAAAAAACAACAAAAGCCAGCCCCCAGAACAGCACGGCAGCCAGCGAATACAATAGGGTCATTCGGATACTAGGTTTACGAATTAAACGGGCGAGGTACTGGCCGAGTGGAGGTTCCACCACACCCCCCGTACAAACGCCTGTGCGTGTTGCCGTTTGCCGCTAAGCACGTAGGTTGCCAGGTGCTTGGGCACCACACAACCCGCGAAAAATAAGTAAAAAACAAGCTTCTGCACCGGCGTACAGTGTCGACGCATAAACAGAATCCGGTTGCGGGTCAGGTAGTACGTTTTCAGCGGACTGAACTCACCCACCGACATCGATTCCTTATGCAAGATGTGGGCCGATGGCTGGTAATAAATAACAAAACCCGCGTCGCGGATGCGCTGCGACCAGTCGAGTTCTTCGTAATACAGAAAAAAGCGTTCGGCAAACCGGCCCACTTTGTCGATTACGGCCCGCTTCACCAGCATGGCGCAGCCGTGGGCGAACGCCGTCGGGCCGGGTTGGTCGTAGCTGGCATCGTCGGGCAATTTGTAACCTACCGGTACGGCCGTACCGGTCAGCATATTCATCGGATTGTAGCCTGCGTACTGCACCAGCGAAGGGTTGCTGAAAAACCGGATTTTGGGGCAGGTAACGCCGATACGATCGTCGGCTGCAAACGGCTTCAGCAATTCAGTCAGCAGATCGGCGTTGAGTTCGGTATCGTTATTAACGATGAAGAGATACTCACCGTTGGCGTTGGCGATCCCCAGGTTGTTGCCGCCCGTGAAGCCAAGATTTTCGTCGCTGCGGATGACCCGCACATTCGGATACTGGCCTGCGTCCAGACAACTGTTGAGTGATGGTTGCGACGCGTTGTCGACAACGATGATCTCTACGTTGGGGTGCGTCAGTAGCCGCGACGAGTCCAGAAACTGCCGGGTCACCTCCGCCTGATTGTAGTTGATCGTGATAATCGATACCAGCGGAACGGGGCTGGTCAGACGTTCTCCTTCTGCCATACGCTGAATAGAGTCTGCCAGATAATGTACATGTCGGTTTTGAACGAGAATGTACTGGCGTATTCAATGTCGAGAGCGATGCGTTCGCTGTCGGTAACGGGGCCTTCACCTTTGGCCCGTTTCTTCACCTGCCACAGGCCCGTCAACCCGGCTGGTCCTGCAAACCGCTGCGCCGACGCGTCGGTTGTCAGTTTCTCCGCTTCGTAAAGCGGCAGTGGCCGGTTGCCCACCAGCGACATATCGCCGAACAAAATGTTGAGTAATTGCGGCAACTCGTCGATGCTGCTGTTGCGTAAGAATGTGCCCAGCCGCGTGATGCGCGGATCGTTACGGAATTTCATAAACTTGGCCGCGCCTTCGGAGTCGGTCAGGTACTTCTTTTCGCACACAGTCTGATTCTCTTCAACGAGCGGCTGACGGCAACTAATTTGTAGTAGCTGACACTGTTCACACCGGTAATCCTGCCCGTTAACTTCGATATTCGACTGTTCAGAGCTTTTGGCATAGATGTTGTGGTACTTCAGGTCTTTGATTAAACGGTCGGCCATTGCCTTCATGGTCCGAAATTTATACATATTAAAGACCCTGAAATTGGTACCAGCCCGTGCCGATTTATACAATATTGGACCTTTTGAGT is part of the Spirosoma rhododendri genome and encodes:
- a CDS encoding glycosyltransferase family 2 protein, producing MTLLYSLAAVLFWGLAFVVFYTYLGYGIVIWVLVRLRRGHATPPTEPTEPLPSVTMIVPAYNERDYLPAKLDNCLAQTYPADKLNLLFVIEGSTDGSAEYLASRQADIPGLAVLSGTERLGKIVAMNRAMEQVSTDITIFTDANTTLNLEAISRLVARFAPASVGAVTGEKRISTEGKESAAGSGEGLYWRYESFLKKMDAQLYTIVGAAGELFAVRTALYEPVEPDTLLDDFIISLRIAQRGYRVEYAPDAYALERPSHSVDEETKRKVRIATGGFQAIRRLAPLLSVGRYGWLSFQYISHRVLRWAVTPFCLPLLLLLNLLLLTNPAGSMLWTAMFWAQVLFYLAAGVGYILENRQTRWKLTFVPFYFVFMNVCVLAGFIRYQRGGLSGKWEKSRRAI
- a CDS encoding glycosyltransferase family 2 protein, with protein sequence MAEGERLTSPVPLVSIITINYNQAEVTRQFLDSSRLLTHPNVEIIVVDNASQPSLNSCLDAGQYPNVRVIRSDENLGFTGGNNLGIANANGEYLFIVNNDTELNADLLTELLKPFAADDRIGVTCPKIRFFSNPSLVQYAGYNPMNMLTGTAVPVGYKLPDDASYDQPGPTAFAHGCAMLVKRAVIDKVGRFAERFFLYYEELDWSQRIRDAGFVIYYQPSAHILHKESMSVGEFSPLKTYYLTRNRILFMRRHCTPVQKLVFYLFFAGCVVPKHLATYVLSGKRQHAQAFVRGVWWNLHSASTSPV
- a CDS encoding sugar transferase, whose translation is MNSSTPSCLLLIESDNVVATQITTLAELRCPVVRWANATEAGQWLRDHADVSLIVTDPHNAQPVTQLLMNNAGLQHVPVLITQSQQTADLAHALPRQKIADLLDFTEDPDSWQTKINYYLDLNTHLSAESYISPTPAYFQFRLPWWKRGIDIAVSLSALLVLSPLLLVVAVLIRLDSKGPILYKSARAGTNFRVFNMYKFRTMKAMADRLIKDLKYHNIYAKSSEQSNIEVNGQDYRCEQCQLLQISCRQPLVEENQTVCEKKYLTDSEGAAKFMKFRNDPRITRLGTFLRNSSIDELPQLLNILFGDMSLVGNRPLPLYEAEKLTTDASAQRFAGPAGLTGLWQVKKRAKGEGPVTDSERIALDIEYASTFSFKTDMYIIWQTLFSVWQKENV